The DNA sequence GCCCGGCGGCCAGTTCCCGGCGCAGTTCGGCCAGGTAGGCGTCGAAGTCGACCCGCATGTGCGGTCGGCGGTGTCCCCACCGGGCGGTGGCGGCGCGCAGTTCGGTGCGGCAGGCGGCGGCCTGGCGGGCCGGTTCCGGTGGCGTCCAGGTGCCGGCCAGGCGGGCGGCGACCAGCCGGGCCTGCGCCTCCAGCAGCGGGAACGCCGCGCCGGTGGACTGCATGAGCCCGACGAACGCCAGCCCGGGGGCGTCGAGGTGGAACACGTGCCGGTACAGCGGCAGCCGGTCGGCGCCGTCGCCGAGCAGGCCGGCGTCGAGGAACGGCACCGTCACCCGGTAACCGGTGCACCACACCACCAGGTCGACGGCGTCGACGCGGCCGTCGGTGAACTCGACGCGGTCGCCGGCGAAGCGGGCGATGCCGGGCCGGGCGTGGATGTCGCCGTGGGTGAGGCGGGACAGCAGCGCGTCGGAGAGCGTCGGGTGGTCCTGGAGGAAGCCGTGTGTCGGGGCGGGCAGTCCGTAGCGGGTGGGCGGGCCGACGACGGTGGTGAGCATGCGCTGGCTGATCCGTTGCCGCAGCCGCCAGGGCAGCCGGCGGGCCAGCGCCCCGTTGAGCGTGTCGGCGGGGCGGCCGAGCAGGTACTTGGGCACCACCCAGACGCCGCGGCGCAACGACAGCAGCGTCCGGGTGGCGGCGTACGAGGCGTCGACGGCGATGTCCATGGCCGAGTTGCCGCCGCCGACCACGAGGACCCGCCGGCCGGCGAGCTGTTCCGGGCCGCGGTAGTCGTGGCTGTGCAGCTGTTCGGCGGCGCACTCGCCGGGATAGGGGTCGGGCCGGTGTGGCGTCCGGTTGTGCCCGTTGGCGACCACCACGGCCTCGACGTCGAGCGCGCTCGGCCCGTCCGGGCCGGTGGCGTGCACCCGCCAGCCGTCGGCGGTGCGGGTGACCCGGTCGACGGTGTGCCGCAGCCGCACCGCCGCGCGCAGACCGAACCGGTCGGCGTAGTCGCCGAGGTAGCCGGCGACGCGGGTGTGGTCGGGGTAGTCGGGCCAGTCGGCCGGCATCGGGTGGTCGGCGAACTCGGTGCGCCCCTTGCTGGTGTTGAGGTGCAGTGTCCGGTAGGCCGGTGAGCCGGGCGCGCCGTAGACCCAGAGGCCGCCGACGGTGTCGGCGGCCTCGAACGCGACCGCCGGCACGCCGGCGTCGGCCAGTGCCTTGAGCGTGGCCAGTCCGGCCGCGCCGGCGCCGACGACCGCCACCCTGAATCGTTGCGCCATCCTCACCCCTTTATCCAACGACTGATGGATAATCCCCGGCGCTGGTGCCGCGGTCAAGGGGTGGCCGGCGGGTAGAGCCCGTCGAGGAAGCGGTGCA is a window from the Micromonospora sp. DSM 45708 genome containing:
- a CDS encoding flavin-containing monooxygenase, whose protein sequence is MAQRFRVAVVGAGAAGLATLKALADAGVPAVAFEAADTVGGLWVYGAPGSPAYRTLHLNTSKGRTEFADHPMPADWPDYPDHTRVAGYLGDYADRFGLRAAVRLRHTVDRVTRTADGWRVHATGPDGPSALDVEAVVVANGHNRTPHRPDPYPGECAAEQLHSHDYRGPEQLAGRRVLVVGGGNSAMDIAVDASYAATRTLLSLRRGVWVVPKYLLGRPADTLNGALARRLPWRLRQRISQRMLTTVVGPPTRYGLPAPTHGFLQDHPTLSDALLSRLTHGDIHARPGIARFAGDRVEFTDGRVDAVDLVVWCTGYRVTVPFLDAGLLGDGADRLPLYRHVFHLDAPGLAFVGLMQSTGAAFPLLEAQARLVAARLAGTWTPPEPARQAAACRTELRAATARWGHRRPHMRVDFDAYLAELRRELAAGRRRAGAAR